A genomic region of Rheinheimera sp. MMS21-TC3 contains the following coding sequences:
- a CDS encoding YkgJ family cysteine cluster protein: protein MLRLRELSRRVETVLGEITEKFSTYQQQQGLNCRPGCGECCLQPTIESTPLEMLPVALYLFDQGSAEQTLYKLEAEPLQKSCVFYQKKSFDGKQGQCTVYQQRPSICRVFAAAGVRDKMGKTALSVCKVIKTDLPEQYAQSLIMITSSPPPLMMLASEAIKELDYAFGNTMQPINLALKYALEKVLFIASFSGYDDDTNIA, encoded by the coding sequence ATGTTACGTCTACGTGAATTATCGCGTCGTGTTGAGACAGTACTTGGCGAAATAACTGAGAAATTTTCAACCTACCAGCAACAACAAGGATTAAACTGCCGTCCAGGTTGTGGCGAATGTTGCCTACAACCTACTATAGAATCAACACCCTTAGAAATGCTTCCTGTAGCCTTATATTTATTTGACCAAGGCAGCGCAGAGCAAACCTTATATAAGTTAGAGGCAGAGCCACTACAAAAAAGTTGTGTCTTTTATCAAAAAAAGTCTTTTGATGGGAAACAAGGCCAATGCACTGTTTATCAACAAAGGCCCAGTATTTGTCGTGTATTTGCTGCTGCAGGTGTTCGAGACAAAATGGGTAAAACTGCCCTATCGGTATGTAAAGTTATTAAGACTGATCTTCCAGAACAATATGCTCAAAGCTTAATTATGATAACCTCTTCACCACCACCACTAATGATGCTGGCATCTGAAGCAATAAAAGAATTAGATTATGCTTTTGGTAATACCATGCAACCCATTAATTTAGCGCTTAAATATGCCCTGGAAAAAGTATTATTTATTGCATCGTTCTCAGGTTATGACGATGATACAAATATCGCGTAA
- a CDS encoding SIS domain-containing protein yields the protein MQEHIRQLFSENIQTMIASGESLAQPLENAAFVMVNSLINGGKIICCGEGSTAALSNHICALLLDQFETERPCLPAIALQPHHASLHYNPQRDSDYLARQIKAIGQADDILLVISLTGAEPSLIKAVEAALTNDMKIIALTVDNSGELSGLLNQQDVELKVPPHRRARVFECYTFLVHSLCELIDMTLFPQ from the coding sequence ATGCAAGAACATATTCGCCAGCTATTTAGCGAAAATATCCAAACCATGATTGCCAGTGGCGAAAGCCTAGCACAGCCATTAGAGAATGCTGCTTTTGTCATGGTAAACAGCTTAATTAATGGCGGTAAAATAATCTGTTGTGGTGAAGGCTCTACTGCAGCATTAAGTAACCATATTTGTGCATTATTACTTGATCAGTTTGAAACTGAGCGGCCTTGTTTACCGGCTATCGCTTTACAACCTCACCACGCCAGCTTGCACTATAATCCGCAACGCGATAGTGATTACTTAGCGCGACAAATCAAAGCTATAGGCCAAGCTGACGATATTTTATTAGTTATTTCACTAACCGGCGCTGAACCTAGCTTAATTAAAGCAGTCGAAGCAGCATTAACTAATGATATGAAAATCATTGCACTTACGGTTGATAACAGTGGTGAACTCTCTGGACTACTTAATCAACAAGATGTTGAATTAAAAGTACCACCGCATCGCAGAGCCCGTGTTTTTGAATGTTACACATTTTTAGTACACAGCTTATGTGAACTGATAGATATGACACTTTTTCCGCAATAG
- a CDS encoding Hpt domain-containing protein yields the protein MNILNTTTLKNLLLLSHKNQAPLLNSLQNMVDNCSANIAELDQAFKASNKEVAKQLLHKIRGSFATIGADAFANSCADIELQLQREVLPSPTEQAALFALYQDSCQVLQQFVQQHTVIKAAIDTEIDLRQLLHLLQQQNMAATALANKGASLLNQLLPSNTAADFFKYLAQLNYTAAAELLIPYVEN from the coding sequence GTGAATATATTAAATACCACAACGCTAAAAAACTTGCTATTGCTGTCTCATAAAAACCAAGCGCCCTTACTTAACTCACTGCAAAACATGGTAGATAATTGCTCTGCTAATATCGCCGAATTAGACCAAGCTTTTAAAGCCTCTAATAAAGAAGTGGCAAAGCAGTTATTACATAAAATCCGAGGCTCCTTTGCCACTATAGGTGCCGATGCTTTTGCCAATAGCTGCGCGGATATAGAGCTACAACTACAACGTGAAGTATTACCCAGCCCTACTGAGCAAGCCGCACTCTTTGCTTTATATCAAGATAGCTGCCAAGTATTACAGCAGTTTGTGCAACAACATACTGTAATAAAAGCAGCTATTGATACGGAGATCGACCTGAGACAGTTACTCCATTTATTACAGCAACAAAATATGGCAGCAACAGCTTTAGCCAATAAGGGAGCAAGCCTATTAAATCAATTATTACCCTCTAATACTGCAGCTGACTTTTTTAAATACTTGGCACAACTAAACTATACTGCAGCAGCAGAGTTATTAATCCCTTATGTAGAAAATTGA
- a CDS encoding BON domain-containing protein: protein MNTTKLLSVFVVVAILQGCAAAVVAGGATAVTSANDRRTLGAQIDDKNVVLKAQRALADNPATANGSNINVTSYNGVLLLTGQTASEQTRQQATATVKQIAGVRSVQNQIRLSSNTSMTTRTRDSWISTKVKSQLLADKEVSGLNIKVVTENAEVFLMGIVSEQEANTAVNIARHVDGVSRVIKAFEVR from the coding sequence ATGAACACAACAAAATTGCTAAGTGTATTTGTAGTAGTCGCTATCTTACAAGGTTGCGCCGCTGCAGTTGTTGCTGGTGGTGCAACTGCTGTCACCTCAGCCAATGATAGGCGTACACTTGGTGCACAAATTGATGATAAAAACGTTGTCCTTAAAGCCCAACGCGCTTTAGCTGATAATCCTGCTACAGCCAATGGCAGCAATATTAATGTTACTAGTTATAACGGTGTTTTATTACTAACAGGGCAAACTGCAAGTGAACAGACCCGACAACAAGCCACTGCAACTGTAAAGCAAATCGCAGGTGTGCGCAGTGTACAAAACCAAATACGCTTAAGTAGCAATACCTCTATGACAACCCGTACCCGCGACAGTTGGATTTCTACCAAAGTAAAATCGCAGCTTTTGGCTGATAAAGAAGTCAGCGGTTTAAATATCAAAGTAGTAACAGAAAACGCTGAAGTATTTTTAATGGGCATAGTCAGCGAGCAAGAAGCCAATACTGCCGTCAATATTGCCCGCCATGTCGATGGTGTATCTAGAGTGATTAAAGCGTTTGAGGTTCGTTAA
- a CDS encoding DUF599 domain-containing protein, with the protein MPGLLDIFALTWFIALWIGYTLFAKRRAKVQSCLSYELRRKRTDWMRKMLSRENNMPDVGLISTLERNVAFFASSCLLIMAGLLTAMSSADQVSSMLTNLLPWSTATGTSVQLKILFLTFIYVFGFFQFTWSLRQYGFSGVLVGAAPDGRSMTDEEKELFANRAAKVLDQAGHSFNYGLRSIYFSLAALSWFIHPLLLIISSVVVVVVLKQREFHSAVLKALRLC; encoded by the coding sequence ATGCCAGGACTACTCGATATTTTTGCCCTAACATGGTTTATCGCTTTATGGATAGGTTATACCTTGTTTGCTAAACGGCGGGCTAAAGTGCAGAGCTGTTTATCTTATGAGTTAAGACGCAAGCGTACCGACTGGATGCGCAAAATGCTGTCGCGTGAAAATAATATGCCCGATGTTGGCTTAATTTCTACTTTAGAACGTAACGTAGCTTTTTTTGCATCTAGCTGCTTATTAATTATGGCCGGTTTATTAACGGCGATGAGTTCGGCTGATCAAGTTAGTTCTATGCTAACAAACTTGCTGCCTTGGTCTACGGCAACGGGTACTAGTGTGCAGTTAAAGATATTATTTTTGACCTTTATTTACGTGTTCGGTTTCTTTCAATTTACTTGGTCATTGCGCCAATATGGTTTTAGCGGTGTTTTAGTTGGTGCAGCGCCAGATGGCCGTTCTATGACTGATGAAGAAAAAGAGCTATTTGCTAACAGGGCAGCAAAGGTTTTAGACCAGGCCGGTCACTCATTTAATTATGGTTTAAGATCGATTTATTTTTCACTGGCGGCATTAAGCTGGTTTATTCATCCTTTGCTATTAATCATCTCGTCGGTAGTAGTAGTGGTGGTACTTAAACAACGTGAGTTTCATTCCGCAGTATTAAAAGCTTTACGGCTTTGTTAA
- a CDS encoding CHASE domain-containing protein, with translation MAQEQPAQSSKKTTSLVKLSLLPLLTMVLCAFISLYLIKQVSQENTERSQKEMQVRLQEVSADIADKVSLYQYGLSGLRSATLTTGLENLAHATILNYSASRNIKVEFPGARGFGFIRHVNKNNLTKFLLKASAERNREFTLQTLDNHEDSYFVIQYIEPEADNYNAIGLNIGSESMRRTAALNAAKQNKTQLTAPITLVQAQQKSQQGFLLLMPIYNQAIAPNTEQQRLEQLYGWSYAPILIEEILGTVSSVKPDITLSITDITDNADNADNADNAQLTFYHSSTTNRFK, from the coding sequence GTGGCACAAGAGCAGCCAGCACAATCCAGTAAAAAAACGACATCATTAGTCAAACTATCGCTATTGCCATTACTAACAATGGTGCTATGCGCCTTTATTAGCCTCTATTTAATAAAACAAGTATCACAAGAAAACACTGAACGTAGCCAAAAAGAAATGCAAGTTCGGCTACAAGAAGTAAGTGCAGACATAGCTGATAAGGTTAGCCTATACCAATATGGATTAAGTGGTTTACGCAGTGCAACATTAACAACCGGACTAGAGAATTTAGCACACGCAACCATTTTAAATTACTCTGCTAGCAGAAACATTAAAGTCGAGTTTCCTGGCGCCCGTGGTTTTGGCTTTATTCGCCATGTAAACAAAAATAACCTAACCAAGTTTTTACTCAAAGCTAGCGCCGAACGTAACCGTGAATTCACTTTGCAAACACTGGATAACCATGAAGACAGCTACTTTGTGATTCAATATATTGAACCAGAAGCAGATAATTATAATGCAATTGGTTTAAATATAGGTTCAGAATCCATGCGTCGTACAGCTGCACTTAATGCCGCTAAACAGAATAAAACTCAATTAACTGCCCCTATTACCTTGGTTCAGGCCCAACAAAAAAGCCAACAGGGTTTTTTACTGTTAATGCCCATTTATAACCAAGCAATAGCACCAAATACAGAACAACAACGATTAGAGCAATTATACGGCTGGAGTTATGCGCCTATCTTAATCGAGGAAATATTAGGTACTGTTTCATCTGTTAAACCAGATATTACCTTAAGTATTACTGATATTACTGATAATGCTGATAATGCTGATAATGCTGATAATGCACAGTTAACTTTTTATCATTCTAGTACAACAAACAGATTTAAATAA
- a CDS encoding zinc-binding alcohol dehydrogenase family protein, which yields MRAVGYQVSLPASDKQALLDINQPDPVASGRNILVKVAAVSVNPVDAKIRHSMQPEVGQYKVLGWDAAGEVVAVGEAVSLFKPGDKVFYAGCLTRPGSNSELQLVDERIAAIMPDNLSFAEAAALPLTAITAWELLFDRLELQQPSLKYPRPVLLIVGAAGGVGSILIQLARQLTTATIIATASRAQTKQWVTELGAHYVLDHSQPMLAQLQALDLAYVTHVASLTHTEQHYSDLVAMLAPQGKLALIDDPIQGLDIMRLKHKSISLHWEFMFTRSMFNTDDIQQQHQLLTDLSRLVQQGQIKTTLKQVLGTINAENLRAAHQLIEAGKTVGKVVLAGWD from the coding sequence ATGAGAGCTGTTGGATATCAAGTTTCTTTACCTGCTAGCGATAAGCAAGCTCTGTTAGATATAAATCAGCCTGATCCTGTGGCGAGCGGTCGAAATATTTTAGTTAAAGTGGCTGCAGTGTCTGTTAATCCGGTCGATGCAAAAATTCGCCATAGCATGCAACCAGAAGTAGGCCAATATAAAGTGTTAGGTTGGGATGCTGCTGGTGAGGTTGTTGCAGTAGGCGAAGCAGTTAGCTTATTTAAACCAGGTGACAAAGTATTTTATGCTGGCTGCTTAACTCGGCCTGGCAGCAATAGTGAATTGCAACTTGTAGATGAGCGTATAGCTGCGATTATGCCAGATAATTTAAGCTTTGCAGAAGCTGCTGCTCTACCGCTAACTGCTATTACTGCATGGGAACTATTATTTGATCGTTTAGAGTTGCAACAACCCAGTTTGAAATATCCGCGGCCGGTGCTGCTTATTGTTGGCGCTGCAGGAGGGGTGGGGTCAATTTTAATTCAATTAGCGCGACAATTGACCACAGCAACTATTATAGCGACAGCATCACGTGCACAAACAAAGCAATGGGTAACTGAGCTAGGTGCACATTATGTGTTAGACCATAGCCAACCTATGCTAGCGCAACTGCAAGCCTTAGACTTAGCCTATGTTACTCATGTGGCCAGTTTAACCCATACCGAACAGCATTATAGCGACTTAGTGGCAATGCTAGCACCTCAAGGTAAGCTGGCTTTAATTGATGACCCAATCCAGGGATTGGATATTATGCGGTTAAAACATAAAAGTATCTCATTGCACTGGGAGTTTATGTTTACCCGCTCCATGTTTAATACTGATGATATACAGCAGCAACATCAGCTGTTGACAGATTTAAGTCGGCTAGTGCAACAAGGGCAAATTAAAACAACATTAAAGCAGGTGTTGGGAACTATTAATGCTGAAAACTTGCGTGCTGCTCATCAGTTAATTGAAGCCGGTAAAACAGTGGGTAAAGTTGTTTTAGCCGGCTGGGATTAG
- the recQ gene encoding DNA helicase RecQ, translated as MTADLLPLLKKFFGFSEFRDGQAEVIAATLQGQDSFVLMPTGGGKSLCYQLPALTLPLVTIVVSPLMSLMKDQVDALKANGIAAEYINSSLSREDILHIFGLLRRGELKLLYVAPERLLQPAFLSRLEDVGVSLFAIDEAHCISQWGHDFRPDYMALALLKQRFPQVPIMALTATADAATRHDIVQQLTLKQPYVNQSSFDRPNIRYTVQEKFRPIEQLVSFLQRQDGAAGIIYCASRRKVDEVAEQLKQRGYNTAAYHAGLSSEQRDKVQDAFKRDDYQLIVATVAFGMGVNKSNIRFVIHFELPRTIEAYYQETGRAGRDGVAAEAMLLFDPADIGRMKRWLDAEPNQQRAEVSWQRFLAMAAFAEAQTCRRLVLLNYFGEARQQPCGNCDTCLQPPQQFDGTELAQKALSCVYRVGQRFGMHHVIDVLRGSQSQKIIELGHDKLSTWGIGKEISHDYWLSILRQLIHFGLLQQDITAHSVLKLQPAARAVLRGEVALSLAVPRIEQTKRGPERLAKQNYDRALFAKLRALRKHISARDDVAPFVVFSDATLIDMCQQLPTDNQSMLAVSGVGQTKLARYGADFIDEISDYLATDQQ; from the coding sequence GTGACTGCTGATTTATTACCGCTATTAAAAAAATTCTTTGGTTTTTCCGAGTTTCGCGATGGCCAAGCCGAAGTGATAGCGGCAACCCTACAAGGCCAAGATAGTTTTGTGCTTATGCCTACAGGAGGCGGCAAGTCACTTTGTTATCAATTACCTGCTTTAACCCTACCTTTAGTGACTATAGTAGTATCGCCTTTAATGTCACTGATGAAAGATCAGGTAGATGCCTTAAAAGCTAACGGTATAGCAGCAGAATATATAAATAGTAGTTTAAGCCGTGAAGATATTTTACATATCTTCGGTCTATTACGCCGTGGGGAGTTAAAGTTACTCTATGTCGCCCCAGAGCGCTTATTACAGCCAGCATTTTTATCTCGATTAGAAGATGTTGGTGTAAGTTTGTTTGCCATAGATGAAGCGCACTGTATATCGCAATGGGGCCATGATTTTCGTCCAGACTATATGGCATTAGCCTTATTAAAACAGCGTTTTCCTCAAGTGCCTATTATGGCGCTGACAGCAACAGCTGATGCTGCCACTCGACATGACATAGTGCAGCAACTGACTCTTAAACAACCCTATGTTAACCAAAGCAGCTTTGATCGGCCAAATATTCGTTATACAGTACAAGAAAAGTTTCGGCCAATAGAGCAGCTAGTTAGCTTTTTACAACGCCAAGACGGTGCTGCAGGTATTATATATTGCGCTTCGCGGCGTAAAGTAGATGAAGTTGCCGAGCAGCTAAAACAACGCGGATATAATACTGCCGCTTATCATGCAGGCTTAAGCAGTGAGCAACGCGATAAAGTACAAGATGCTTTTAAACGAGATGATTATCAATTAATAGTAGCAACCGTTGCCTTTGGCATGGGGGTGAATAAATCTAATATTCGCTTTGTTATCCACTTTGAATTACCCCGCACCATTGAAGCTTATTATCAAGAAACTGGACGAGCTGGGCGAGATGGTGTGGCAGCTGAAGCCATGCTGTTATTTGATCCAGCTGATATTGGCCGAATGAAACGTTGGCTGGATGCCGAACCTAACCAGCAACGTGCCGAAGTAAGTTGGCAGCGCTTTTTAGCTATGGCCGCTTTTGCCGAAGCACAAACCTGTAGACGCTTAGTTTTACTTAATTATTTTGGCGAAGCCAGACAGCAACCTTGTGGTAATTGCGACACCTGTTTACAACCACCTCAGCAGTTTGATGGCACAGAACTAGCCCAAAAAGCCTTATCATGCGTATACCGTGTTGGCCAACGCTTTGGTATGCACCATGTAATAGATGTCTTACGTGGTAGCCAGAGCCAAAAGATTATCGAGTTAGGCCATGATAAACTCTCTACTTGGGGCATTGGCAAAGAGATTAGCCATGATTATTGGTTAAGCATTTTGCGCCAACTGATCCACTTTGGCTTATTACAGCAAGATATTACCGCCCATTCAGTGTTAAAACTGCAACCCGCAGCCAGAGCAGTATTGCGTGGTGAAGTTGCATTATCTTTAGCCGTACCTAGAATAGAACAAACTAAGCGGGGGCCAGAGCGTTTAGCTAAGCAGAATTATGATAGAGCACTCTTTGCTAAACTAAGAGCGTTACGCAAGCATATTTCAGCTCGTGATGATGTGGCCCCTTTTGTGGTCTTTAGTGATGCAACGCTGATTGATATGTGCCAACAATTACCTACAGATAACCAAAGTATGTTAGCAGTATCAGGGGTTGGCCAAACTAAGCTAGCTCGGTATGGAGCAGACTTTATTGACGAAATATCAGATTATTTAGCAACTGACCAGCAATAA
- a CDS encoding EAL domain-containing protein, with the protein MRVYFGLLLAYLYLVTAPVFALDIEVNSVNHHLKSNQALSQLYFQVTEPHIKLEDLLASPDLPQQFQQLTHKDRVQFNEHQTTWFLARIVNTDFRTIQTVLDYHFPLADKVEIYQVDKKNKSFKLLSRTGNDFPFTERNLPYRSYAVNLELARAEETDIYIKVRDAAIIPSNFRLWQPEAFIRYQQHTAMFDGMLQGVMWLLALYNLVLLYRSRNKVYFYHSVFFISFALTIAILNGTAFSLLWPQHPEINQATLYLSVGLAMLMFNLAISHILGSYLKGFWRFSNIFSTISALLLLFSPLFASGEARLYLLFICIFWVLGSNLILALRLSLAGKSQSTRFIWVAIFTLISIALLTVTQAGHFEQVLIWPYILLAIVLFSLALTIFNLHGFKTPKPDTDHAEMLLDLKLYYDLFHSAVEGMFITSLNGQLINANLALAKILGYDSLAQLKQATEKTGMSVFYTDAQQRAKIIAKLHTEHNRNFETKAIRADGSIFWVLMSARLSQSPHSKETIIHGSVIDITEQKQANDQLAYLANHDPLTALFNRYCFEQQIINLFKKKSNNAGCVLFIDIDQFSLVNDSCSHSAGDALLKQLSQLLKHNVASNGTVARLDGDEFGILLIDKSINEAFALAYSLLDAMKEFKFIWQDKVFSISLGIGITEILPHENNADTIIKRAAAACILAKEKGQNRIQLYDAKDRDTQRYQEEINWVSLIRQAIEQDQFILYQQIIKPLATAETGFHYEILLRLRTADNHIIGPSSFMSSAERYGLMPLIDRWVIKQYFYWLQQHPEHIKQLHLCCINLSGNSLTDINFKQDVQKFFTDFSIPYQLICFEITETVAIVNLQSTLDFINHFRQLGCQFSLDDFGSGFSSYGYLKSFPADYVKIDGHFVRDILNDQYDRAIVKSIHDIAHAMGMRTVAEYVENEQIVAELQQLNIDFAQGYAIAKPQPLADLLK; encoded by the coding sequence TTGAGAGTCTATTTTGGTTTATTGTTAGCTTATTTATACTTAGTTACGGCACCTGTATTCGCTTTAGATATTGAAGTTAATTCCGTAAACCACCATCTAAAATCAAACCAAGCATTAAGCCAACTTTACTTCCAAGTAACTGAGCCCCATATTAAACTAGAAGACTTACTTGCTAGCCCAGACTTACCACAGCAGTTTCAACAGCTAACCCATAAAGATCGGGTGCAATTTAACGAACATCAAACAACATGGTTTTTAGCTCGGATTGTAAATACTGACTTTCGTACTATCCAGACTGTACTAGACTATCACTTTCCACTTGCCGACAAAGTAGAAATTTATCAAGTAGATAAAAAAAATAAAAGCTTCAAATTATTAAGCCGTACCGGTAATGACTTTCCTTTTACCGAACGTAATTTGCCCTATCGTAGTTATGCAGTGAATTTAGAGTTAGCACGTGCTGAAGAAACAGATATTTATATTAAAGTGCGTGATGCTGCTATTATCCCCAGTAACTTTCGGCTCTGGCAGCCTGAAGCTTTTATTCGCTATCAACAACATACAGCCATGTTTGATGGCATGCTGCAAGGGGTCATGTGGTTATTAGCCCTGTACAATTTAGTTTTACTCTATCGTAGCCGTAATAAAGTCTATTTTTACCATAGTGTGTTTTTTATTAGCTTTGCCCTCACTATTGCCATCTTAAATGGCACGGCATTTTCACTATTATGGCCACAGCATCCTGAAATTAATCAAGCAACATTATATCTAAGTGTTGGCCTAGCTATGTTGATGTTTAATTTAGCCATTAGCCATATTTTAGGCAGCTACCTTAAAGGCTTTTGGCGCTTCAGTAATATTTTTAGCACTATCAGTGCTTTGCTCTTATTATTTAGTCCATTATTTGCCAGTGGCGAAGCTAGACTGTATTTACTATTTATATGTATTTTCTGGGTGTTAGGCAGCAATTTAATTTTAGCATTGCGACTAAGCCTTGCCGGCAAGTCACAATCTACTCGTTTTATTTGGGTAGCAATTTTCACCTTAATTAGCATAGCTTTACTCACTGTTACCCAAGCTGGACACTTTGAACAAGTATTAATTTGGCCCTATATCTTACTTGCTATAGTGTTATTTAGTTTAGCCTTAACCATCTTTAATTTGCATGGTTTTAAAACGCCTAAACCTGATACTGACCATGCTGAAATGCTACTTGATTTAAAGCTGTACTATGACCTGTTTCATAGCGCCGTTGAAGGGATGTTTATTACCAGCTTGAATGGTCAGTTAATTAATGCCAATTTAGCTTTAGCAAAAATTTTAGGTTATGACTCATTAGCACAGCTGAAGCAAGCTACCGAAAAAACCGGAATGAGTGTTTTTTATACCGATGCGCAACAACGAGCAAAAATAATAGCTAAATTACATACCGAACATAATCGTAATTTTGAAACTAAGGCTATACGCGCTGATGGTTCCATTTTTTGGGTGTTAATGTCAGCTCGATTATCTCAATCACCACACAGTAAAGAAACCATTATTCATGGCTCTGTGATTGATATTACTGAACAGAAACAGGCCAACGATCAATTAGCCTATTTAGCTAATCACGATCCTTTAACGGCATTATTTAACCGCTATTGTTTTGAGCAACAAATAATAAACCTTTTCAAAAAGAAATCTAATAATGCCGGCTGCGTGCTTTTTATCGATATTGATCAATTTAGTTTAGTTAATGATAGCTGTAGCCATAGTGCTGGCGATGCTTTACTTAAGCAATTAAGTCAATTATTAAAGCATAATGTTGCTAGTAATGGCACTGTTGCCCGTCTTGATGGTGATGAGTTTGGTATTTTATTAATTGATAAAAGTATTAATGAAGCTTTTGCGTTAGCTTATAGCCTACTAGACGCGATGAAAGAATTTAAATTTATTTGGCAAGATAAAGTATTTAGCATTAGTCTAGGCATTGGTATTACTGAAATCCTTCCCCATGAAAACAATGCCGACACTATTATTAAACGTGCGGCAGCGGCTTGCATTTTGGCTAAAGAAAAAGGCCAAAATAGGATCCAACTTTACGATGCAAAAGATCGAGATACTCAACGTTATCAAGAAGAAATAAATTGGGTTTCACTTATCCGTCAAGCTATTGAACAAGATCAATTTATTCTGTATCAACAAATTATTAAACCGCTAGCGACAGCTGAAACCGGTTTCCATTATGAAATTTTATTACGTTTACGCACAGCCGATAATCATATTATTGGCCCAAGCAGCTTTATGAGCTCAGCAGAGCGTTACGGCTTAATGCCGCTGATTGATCGCTGGGTGATTAAGCAATATTTTTATTGGTTGCAACAGCATCCCGAACATATTAAGCAATTACACTTGTGTTGCATAAACTTATCTGGCAACTCCTTAACAGATATAAACTTTAAGCAAGATGTGCAAAAATTCTTTACCGATTTCAGCATTCCTTATCAGTTAATTTGCTTTGAAATTACAGAAACTGTGGCTATAGTTAATTTACAGAGTACCTTAGATTTTATTAATCATTTTCGCCAATTAGGCTGCCAGTTTTCACTAGATGATTTTGGCAGTGGTTTTTCTTCTTATGGCTACTTAAAAAGCTTTCCAGCAGATTACGTCAAAATAGATGGCCACTTTGTTCGAGATATATTGAACGATCAGTATGATAGAGCAATCGTAAAGTCTATTCACGATATTGCTCACGCTATGGGGATGCGCACCGTTGCTGAATATGTTGAAAACGAGCAAATTGTAGCGGAGCTGCAGCAACTTAACATCGACTTTGCGCAAGGCTATGCTATTGCTAAGCCCCAGCCTTTAGCTGATCTATTAAAATAA
- the rarD gene encoding EamA family transporter RarD produces MSLTKQQKLGGIFAASAYSLWGLAPIYFKQIDTIPAAEILVHRILWSFLLLFLIVVALKQGQRILQVMRQPKQLAILLVCSVLLGINWGLFIWAVNNDHMLDASLGYYINPLLNVLLGMFFLGERLRSLQWLAVALAGLGVFIQLITFGSLPWVALCLASSFAVYGLLRKKLAVDAISGLFIESLLLLPLALLYWWQFADSYAVNLFNNDWQLNAWLIIAGVVTTVPLLCFIAGAQRLQLSTMGFFQYIGPSLMFVFGVWLYHEPFAVERLYTFGLIWTALLVYTADAWQQSRQRKQLRNAA; encoded by the coding sequence ATGTCATTAACCAAACAACAAAAGCTAGGTGGCATCTTTGCTGCTAGTGCTTATAGCTTGTGGGGGCTAGCTCCCATTTACTTTAAACAAATTGATACTATACCTGCGGCAGAGATCTTAGTTCATCGTATTTTGTGGTCATTTCTTTTATTGTTTTTAATAGTAGTAGCCTTAAAACAAGGGCAGCGTATTTTGCAAGTGATGCGCCAGCCCAAGCAACTGGCTATTTTATTAGTATGTTCAGTACTGCTTGGCATAAATTGGGGCTTGTTTATTTGGGCTGTAAATAATGACCATATGTTAGATGCTAGCTTGGGCTATTATATAAACCCTTTATTAAATGTCTTACTTGGTATGTTCTTCTTGGGTGAGCGATTACGTAGCCTACAATGGCTGGCAGTTGCTTTAGCTGGTTTGGGTGTCTTTATTCAGCTGATTACTTTTGGCTCTTTACCTTGGGTAGCATTATGTTTAGCCAGCTCTTTCGCCGTTTATGGTTTATTGCGTAAAAAGCTGGCAGTAGATGCTATTAGTGGTTTATTTATTGAGTCTTTGTTGTTATTACCTTTAGCTTTACTCTATTGGTGGCAGTTTGCCGATAGTTATGCGGTTAATTTATTTAATAATGACTGGCAGTTAAATGCGTGGTTAATTATTGCCGGTGTTGTAACGACAGTCCCTTTATTATGCTTTATTGCTGGCGCTCAACGTCTGCAACTATCTACTATGGGCTTCTTTCAATATATTGGGCCTAGTTTAATGTTTGTGTTTGGTGTTTGGTTATATCATGAGCCTTTTGCCGTTGAACGCTTATATACTTTTGGTTTAATTTGGACGGCCTTATTGGTTTATACTGCTGATGCATGGCAACAAAGCCGGCAACGCAAGCAGTTACGAAACGCGGCTTAA